The following coding sequences are from one Shewanella violacea DSS12 window:
- a CDS encoding aminotransferase-like domain-containing protein — MAEFKYQKIVDEIIRAIESGIFSDKLGRNKLESVRRYARDKGVGVSTVTQAYYELERLGWIYSEPKRGYFIASRRTLNQPDYGSSIKRVHGELDLASAVQYSFNDPDILPLSCTAPSTVIDQELLLNRLHKQVLRHRPYKLLMQDPIEGIPELRHEICRHLLGSGQVFEKDKVLVTNGRQEGLLLALTAAKSIGKLVAVESPVSFYFQAILKQFNGDVIEVPMQSNYTYELSLLSKAHKEQGFDTYLVNPNFADPTGRVLSVEDKRALIEWAIEHDVTLIEYDRGELYFGGRRPVTIASLVTQTCPCRVISIGDFYDTISPAISLGYLLCSNTFVSCQFAKQTVAEEPSIALQYMVANLMSSGEYKTLLRKLRAQMNVNYQQARSLMLSVLDDSVYMSQPAGGPCIWLKLPEGYSSEKLWARVIKEKLSIAPGAMFSFTHEYDEYFRISFALPWNDKMKYGLVRLAELIQEFIEVEKES; from the coding sequence ATGGCAGAGTTTAAGTATCAGAAAATAGTCGATGAAATCATTCGTGCTATCGAGTCAGGCATATTTTCAGATAAATTGGGGCGCAACAAACTTGAGTCTGTGCGTCGTTATGCCAGAGATAAAGGTGTTGGGGTATCGACTGTGACTCAGGCTTACTATGAGCTTGAAAGGCTAGGCTGGATCTATTCAGAGCCTAAACGTGGGTATTTTATTGCTTCTAGGAGAACGCTTAATCAACCTGATTATGGCTCTAGTATCAAGCGGGTTCATGGGGAATTAGATCTCGCTAGTGCGGTGCAGTATTCGTTTAACGACCCGGATATCTTGCCTTTATCTTGTACGGCTCCCAGTACTGTTATCGATCAAGAGCTCCTACTTAACCGTTTGCATAAGCAGGTATTGAGGCATCGCCCTTACAAACTCTTGATGCAAGATCCTATCGAAGGGATCCCAGAGCTAAGGCATGAGATATGTCGTCATTTACTCGGCTCAGGCCAAGTGTTTGAGAAAGATAAGGTGCTGGTAACCAATGGCAGGCAAGAAGGCTTGTTGCTGGCGTTAACTGCCGCTAAATCGATTGGCAAGCTTGTTGCCGTTGAATCACCCGTGTCATTTTATTTTCAGGCCATCTTAAAACAATTTAATGGCGATGTGATTGAAGTGCCCATGCAGTCAAATTATACCTATGAGTTGTCGCTACTCTCAAAGGCTCATAAAGAGCAAGGCTTCGATACTTACCTGGTGAACCCTAACTTTGCCGACCCTACCGGGCGGGTGTTATCAGTAGAAGATAAGCGTGCCTTGATAGAGTGGGCTATCGAGCATGATGTCACTCTTATCGAGTATGATCGTGGCGAGCTCTATTTTGGTGGCCGTCGACCTGTGACTATAGCGAGTCTAGTGACTCAAACTTGCCCCTGTAGGGTGATAAGCATAGGTGATTTCTATGACACCATCTCACCAGCTATCAGTTTAGGCTATTTGCTGTGCAGTAATACTTTCGTGTCTTGCCAGTTTGCTAAACAAACAGTTGCCGAGGAGCCAAGCATAGCCCTGCAATACATGGTGGCAAACCTAATGTCTTCGGGGGAATATAAGACCCTATTGAGGAAACTCAGGGCGCAGATGAATGTGAATTATCAGCAGGCGAGAAGTTTGATGCTCTCTGTGCTCGATGATTCTGTCTATATGAGTCAGCCTGCTGGTGGGCCTTGTATCTGGTTGAAGCTACCCGAGGGTTATTCTAGTGAGAAGTTATGGGCAAGAGTGATTAAGGAAAAGTTATCGATTGCTCCTGGTGCTATGTTTTCTTTTACACATGAATATGACGAGTATTTTAGGATCTCTTTTGCACTGCCTTGGAATGATAAAATGAAGTATGGATTAGTCCGACTAGCCGAACTAATCCAAGAGTTCATCGAGGTGGAAAAAGAAAGCTAA
- a CDS encoding GNAT family N-acetyltransferase produces the protein MSRVIAETERLIIREFNLADAKAVYQFNAPEEVNRFTGDAGMCSSIEDAEDIIADIWLKEYKQFGYGRWAVVLKSTDEVIGFCGFKNDNRIQAVDIGYRFHPDHWGQGYATESNLACIEYAKQHMNLNQVLGDAVAENLSSINVLLKLGMSYISQYQKAEFTVNRYEIFLKPRA, from the coding sequence ATGAGTAGAGTAATAGCAGAGACAGAACGACTAATCATTAGAGAGTTTAATCTCGCTGATGCCAAAGCTGTATACCAGTTTAATGCTCCCGAGGAAGTGAACCGCTTCACTGGCGATGCAGGCATGTGTAGCAGCATTGAAGATGCTGAAGATATTATTGCTGACATCTGGCTAAAAGAATATAAGCAGTTTGGCTATGGCCGCTGGGCTGTGGTGCTAAAATCGACCGATGAAGTGATTGGCTTTTGTGGCTTCAAGAATGACAACCGTATACAAGCTGTCGACATTGGCTACCGTTTCCACCCTGACCATTGGGGACAAGGCTATGCCACTGAATCCAATCTGGCCTGTATCGAATATGCAAAACAGCACATGAACCTAAACCAGGTACTCGGAGACGCTGTAGCCGAAAACCTAAGCTCCATCAATGTACTGCTCAAGCTGGGAATGAGTTATATCAGTCAATATCAAAAGGCTGAGTTTACCGTCAATCGATATGAGATTTTTTTAAAGCCTAGAGCTTAG
- a CDS encoding chemotaxis protein: MNDIKKPDILTESGTNELEIIEFHLHKTLPSGGYKVCHYGINVAKVREVIRVPDTEDYPNAQSHMIGVFSLRDNLIPLVDLASWLGIPTCEDLTQKIVIVTDFNKMINGFLVDSVLSIHRVSWEHVESPSQFLESGEQDCVVAVVRRDDYLIMILDFERIISDINPELSMDKYDVTQDKNVIIDDSMLAKRQAKTIMVVDDSAFIRKMIEKTLQSSGYNILDAKDGQDALEILEDFVRLAEEEGGTVTHFVDAIVSDVEMPRMDGLHLLKRLRDSSYYAKTPIVMFSSLMSEGNRLKALQLGANDTITKPEIGRMVAMVDGLVLEDK, translated from the coding sequence ATGAATGACATTAAAAAACCAGATATCCTCACGGAAAGTGGCACTAATGAACTCGAAATTATCGAGTTCCATCTGCATAAAACCTTGCCTAGTGGTGGCTACAAGGTTTGTCACTACGGAATTAATGTCGCCAAAGTCAGAGAGGTTATCCGTGTTCCGGACACCGAAGATTATCCTAATGCCCAATCTCATATGATAGGGGTGTTCTCATTACGTGATAATTTAATCCCACTGGTGGATCTTGCTAGCTGGCTGGGGATCCCCACATGCGAAGATTTGACCCAAAAAATTGTGATAGTTACCGACTTTAATAAGATGATTAATGGTTTCTTGGTCGATAGCGTCTTGAGTATTCACCGGGTATCCTGGGAACATGTGGAGTCTCCGAGTCAGTTTTTAGAGTCGGGTGAGCAGGATTGTGTCGTTGCTGTGGTTAGGCGCGACGATTATCTGATCATGATCTTGGATTTTGAGAGGATTATTTCCGATATAAATCCAGAATTGAGTATGGATAAATATGATGTAACTCAAGATAAAAATGTAATCATCGACGACAGCATGCTAGCTAAGCGTCAGGCTAAAACGATTATGGTTGTCGATGATTCGGCCTTCATACGTAAGATGATAGAGAAGACCTTGCAATCATCTGGCTATAACATTTTAGATGCCAAGGATGGTCAGGACGCACTGGAAATTCTCGAAGACTTCGTCCGCCTCGCAGAAGAGGAGGGAGGCACAGTCACTCATTTTGTCGATGCGATAGTGTCTGATGTTGAGATGCCCCGTATGGATGGCCTGCATTTACTTAAGCGATTACGCGACAGCTCTTACTATGCCAAGACCCCAATAGTGATGTTCTCCTCCTTGATGAGTGAAGGTAATCGCTTGAAGGCGCTGCAGCTTGGTGCCAATGACACCATCACTAAGCCCGAGATTGGCCGTATGGTTGCTATGGTTGATGGCCTAGTTTTAGAGGATAAATAG
- the ubiD gene encoding 4-hydroxy-3-polyprenylbenzoate decarboxylase, whose translation MSFKDLRSFITHLESQGELKRISHPVDPHLEMTEISDRVLRAKGPALLFENPVGNDMPVLANLFGTPKRVAMALGKEDPLALREVGELLAFLKEPEPPRGFKDAVSKLPKFKQALNMPPKTVRNPPCQQVVKTGDEVDLTKLPIQHCWPGDAAPLVTWGLTITKGPRKERQNLGIYRQQLLGKDKLIMRWLDHRGGALDFKDFKEKHPGERYPVVVALGADPVTILAAVTPIPDSMSEYAFAGLLRGERTQVCKALSCDLEVPATSEIILEGYIDPEEMAEEGPYGDHTGYYNETDKFPVFTVTHITHRKDAIYHSTYTGRPPDEPAMLGVALNEIFVPILRKQYPEIIDFYLPPEGCSYRMAVISIRKEYPGHAKRVMMGAWSFLRQFMYTKFIIVVDEDVNCRDWNDVIWAITTRMDPKRDTVMIENTPIDYLDFASPVTGLGSKMGMDATNKWPGETDREWGTPIVMDKAVKQKVDDMWADLGLDT comes from the coding sequence ATGAGTTTTAAGGATCTGCGCAGTTTTATCACACACCTGGAAAGCCAGGGTGAACTAAAGCGTATCAGCCATCCCGTCGACCCTCATCTTGAGATGACGGAGATTTCCGACCGAGTGCTTCGTGCCAAAGGTCCAGCTCTGCTGTTCGAGAATCCCGTCGGCAACGATATGCCTGTACTGGCTAATCTTTTCGGCACACCTAAACGTGTCGCCATGGCATTGGGTAAGGAAGATCCTCTAGCACTGCGTGAAGTCGGCGAACTGCTGGCCTTCCTTAAAGAGCCTGAGCCACCTCGCGGCTTCAAAGATGCTGTCTCTAAGCTGCCTAAATTCAAGCAAGCCTTGAATATGCCACCTAAGACAGTGCGTAATCCTCCTTGTCAGCAAGTGGTTAAAACAGGTGATGAAGTAGACCTGACTAAGCTGCCAATTCAACACTGTTGGCCAGGAGATGCTGCTCCTCTAGTGACTTGGGGATTGACCATCACTAAGGGCCCTCGCAAAGAACGGCAGAATCTGGGTATCTACCGCCAGCAATTGCTAGGTAAAGATAAGTTGATTATGCGCTGGCTAGATCATCGTGGCGGTGCATTAGACTTTAAAGATTTTAAAGAGAAACACCCAGGCGAACGCTACCCAGTTGTCGTGGCATTAGGTGCAGATCCGGTAACTATCTTAGCTGCGGTAACGCCAATACCAGATTCCATGAGTGAATATGCCTTCGCAGGCTTGCTCCGCGGTGAGCGCACCCAAGTCTGTAAAGCCTTAAGCTGTGACTTAGAAGTGCCAGCCACCAGCGAAATCATCTTAGAAGGCTATATCGACCCAGAAGAGATGGCCGAAGAAGGCCCTTATGGTGATCATACAGGATATTACAACGAGACAGATAAATTCCCTGTCTTCACAGTGACCCATATCACCCACAGAAAAGATGCCATTTACCATAGCACCTACACAGGCCGTCCACCGGATGAACCAGCCATGTTAGGTGTGGCACTCAATGAAATATTTGTGCCTATCCTGCGCAAGCAGTACCCGGAGATCATAGATTTTTATCTACCCCCCGAAGGCTGCTCTTATCGCATGGCAGTTATCTCTATTCGTAAAGAGTACCCGGGTCATGCTAAACGCGTAATGATGGGTGCTTGGTCCTTCCTGCGTCAGTTTATGTATACCAAGTTCATCATAGTCGTGGACGAAGATGTTAACTGTCGTGACTGGAACGATGTTATCTGGGCTATAACCACACGTATGGATCCGAAACGCGATACCGTGATGATAGAGAATACACCTATCGACTATCTTGATTTTGCTTCCCCGGTCACAGGACTAGGCTCTAAGATGGGCATGGACGCGACGAACAAGTGGCCAGGCGAAACTGATCGTGAATGGGGCACACCTATCGTGATGGATAAAGCTGTAAAACAGAAAGTCGATGATATGTGGGCCGACTTAGGCTTAGATACTTAA
- the fre gene encoding NAD(P)H-flavin reductase: MNTISCKIETVTPFNDAVYQIILKPETAFDFKAGQYLCVVMGEKDKRPFSIASAPNAEYIELHIGAAVSESYPMQVVERMKECLANDGLIEIEAPGGEAYLRHESQRPRLLIAGGTGFSYIKSIVEGQIALGQKIETTLYWGCRNADAMYYETIAREWHDAHPWLHFVPVLEEAGGDWKGKKANLLAQIKTDFVSLHGYDIYIAGRFDMVGAAREVFRAIGVEEEHLYGDAFAFIK, encoded by the coding sequence ATGAACACCATAAGTTGTAAAATCGAAACTGTTACCCCATTCAATGATGCGGTTTATCAAATAATTCTAAAACCTGAAACAGCGTTCGACTTCAAAGCCGGTCAGTACCTCTGTGTTGTCATGGGTGAGAAAGATAAACGCCCATTCTCAATTGCTTCCGCACCGAATGCAGAATATATCGAACTGCATATCGGCGCCGCTGTTAGCGAAAGCTACCCTATGCAGGTAGTCGAGCGCATGAAAGAGTGCTTGGCAAACGATGGGCTGATTGAAATTGAAGCACCAGGCGGTGAAGCTTACCTTCGTCACGAGAGCCAACGTCCGAGATTACTCATCGCCGGTGGCACTGGATTCTCTTATATCAAGAGTATCGTCGAAGGGCAGATTGCACTTGGGCAGAAGATCGAAACCACCCTTTATTGGGGTTGTCGCAACGCCGATGCCATGTATTACGAGACAATAGCCCGTGAATGGCACGATGCCCATCCCTGGTTGCATTTCGTTCCTGTACTGGAAGAAGCGGGCGGAGATTGGAAAGGTAAGAAGGCTAACCTGTTAGCCCAGATCAAGACCGACTTCGTTAGCTTGCATGGTTATGATATCTATATTGCCGGCCGTTTCGACATGGTGGGTGCAGCCAGAGAAGTCTTCCGCGCCATAGGGGTAGAGGAAGAGCATCTCTACGGTGATGCGTTTGCATTTATAAAGTAA